CTGCTGTTCAGTTTCACAGGGCAGCTGGACGCCTATTCCGACAAGCAGTTCACCGAATTCATCACCGACCGCCACAAGGGAGAGACCCTCCCGGTGGTCATCGACCTCAGCCGGATCGATTTCATCGATTCCTCCGGACTCGGTGCCCTGGTGCAATTGGCCAAGCTGTTCAACGACAGCGCCCGCCAGTTCCTCGTGGTCGGCAACGCCAGGGTCGTCCAGACGGTCAAGCTGGTGCGCCTGGAGGCCTTCCTGCACCTGCAACCCGACCTGGAGTCCGCCCTTGGCAGCCTCGCCCCCTCCTGAGGGGTCCGGCCACTGGGTGGCCTCCGTGCCCCCCCAGCCTCCAGCGACAGCCCTCGCCACGGCCCAGCTGGCCTGGCTG
This genomic stretch from Cyanobium gracile PCC 6307 harbors:
- a CDS encoding STAS domain-containing protein; translation: MRTGAITDLQRLTVSLRGGSERRDACLLFSFTGQLDAYSDKQFTEFITDRHKGETLPVVIDLSRIDFIDSSGLGALVQLAKLFNDSARQFLVVGNARVVQTVKLVRLEAFLHLQPDLESALGSLAPS